Below is a window of Camelina sativa cultivar DH55 chromosome 11, Cs, whole genome shotgun sequence DNA.
CAAGAAGGGTTGGCAACGTTTCAAGatcaaatttagaaaattcaaCATTCAAGCGGGATAGGTCACGGAACTGAAGCAGTGGTCCCGATTTCGAGTACTGAAAGATTTCCTGGTAAACACGTAAAAAAGGAATGTTAAAGTGAGAAACTTCATATATATGCTTAAAGAGAAGAGATGTATACCTTCCTAATACCATTACTAATAACTAGCTCCCTGACCAATGGTATGTAGGTGAGGATGTCATGAATCATGCTACTACTGCATCTCATATAGCTTAAATCAAAATCTAGTTTGGCAGAGGAACCCAAATTGACGATATGAAAGTTCGTTGTTGAGGAGACCGTAGCCTTCAAAGACTGCAGTAGAGGTGCATCAATCACAACTTCAGCAAACTCACATATATAGGCTGTCTTTAGCGTATGAGAGCGCACTTGTACAACATTTGCATCATCATAAATTGGAGCTCTGGTGATGGTTAAATGTTCCAGAGCTGGGGAGCCTGAGATAAGTTTCTGCAAGGTGGTCTCGTTGGGATACTCATTATTCTCTAAATGCATGAACTTCAGACAAGGTAAGGAAACAAACTTGGCACTACACATGGTTACATAACAGAGTCGTAAGTGAACCAGTGTCTCACAGGTATATAAACTCAGGGGTATCTTCTTATCATATCcatcataatcaattttaagaTGTTGGATCCTACGAGTAGTTACAGCATCAATCCATGATTCGAGATAACTCCTACCAAGACTACAATAACTTAACCGGAGTTTTCGTATCCATGACTCCCTGTGGGAATTAAAAAACCTTTCAACAAAACTCACGAAGGCATCAAACTTTGAGAATTCGTAGGAGCTTAAGTCCAATCCAGGAACAGATTGCCAAAGATATCTCCATCTGGTAGACAAAACGCTTGTTCTGACAGCATCCTTTGTAGAGAGATGATCAAGTATTTCAGATATCAAATGTTCCGGTAGCTGGCTAATCctatcttcctcttccttaTGTGACACTTTTACTTTGTcacatattttgattttcttctttctatccaCCATTATTGCTCTCTATCTTAACACTAACTAATCTGCATCATCAGAatttaagaaaagtaaaaaaaaaaaaaaaaaaaaaaNAACTGAAGGTAGAGATAACAACCAACTAatcaaggaaaataaaattaggttagGCTTTTCAATGTTTCTGAAGATGAATACAAatcaaggaaaataaaaagcaGAAGAAGGACGCACCGGAGTGGAATTTAGTTACCACCGGCAGATCAAATTGTTACAGGATAAAACTTTTACTGTTTCACAAACCTATTCGTCTTCCTTGACAGTCCTCGTCTCCCCCTGTCAATTGATAATGGACTTTTCCAGTTACTTTACTACTGCCTTTGGAAGCAGGACACGAACGCCTTACCGTTTTTTTATCTCTTACTAGAAACGTCTTGCTGTTTGAATCTCTGACTACAAACGCCTTGCCGTTtttatctctctgttttacaAGAAACAGTTAAAAATCTAATTGGCCCAAACCGGAAATACCCAGTTTTGTTGAGATACTAAAAACTGGTTTAATAtaggttttattttttcatgtCCGCTGAGGCTAAGAGCAAGGTTATTGGTGGTCTCTTAGAGGTAGTTAAAcattgtttggttattttatagattaattgtattttattttgaatataagaactcatgatctcttagttaaaattttagttaaaattaaaatttggtaggttctaattttgggtctcttatatttgaaaatattattttttaaaatttaaaaattttaaatagaatagaagtggtataagtGTGTAaacattttagattttataataatagaaaatattgcatttaattaattttcaaacatacaaaacataataaaaacattaatacatattacaatagtgcaattcataaatagagagaatgattaattttaatactaatttgctccaaattttgcccaaatattctcaaccaaatcatcttgcaagcgtttaatttgttttaggCAGtggcaaaatcaaaaatatttgggatctttgttttggtaaataaaTAGGCGTTGACAAATAATGTTATCAAATCATGGTATGTATGTTACATTGCAGCCTTTTTAATAGCAAACACTAGAATTTAAGGTAATCGTCATCATCAAATCTCCCTCTATTACTAACTTACTCctctgcaacaacaacaccaatcTCTCCTTTCTCAAGCAAATCATAGAAGGCTCTTGTTTTCCTCTGCTCGTTCCAGTGATGCATTTTCCATACCCCACCAGCCGCAAGCCCTAGTGCGAGACCGATTACTAACTCCTTCACAACACTTGGACCTTTCAAAGTTGCATGTGCGATCTTGTGCCCAGCCATCTCTTTACTCACTCTACTCTGCTCActaaaccaatcaaacattgCAACAAGGCATCATTAAAATTTAGCACATCGTTCTTCGGATATACACACATAATAATAGTTCTTCAAATCAATTCCAGCCGTAAGAGAGACACTAAAGTATCAACGAACAGAGAGAGTAGTAATactcaatcaaacaaacactAAAAGAGATGGAATACTTTCTTCAGCTTTACCACAAAATTGGCAAATGCTATAACTGCAATACTTCTTCTATAGTCTCACAAGTACATGAATGAGGGAATCATAAACATCAACCAAAAACTATGCCTAGAATAAAAAAAGCTTCAAACATCAACAAAGCAAGACAGAGACCTAttagataatattatttggatcaGTCAAAGAGGTCTTTGATCAATGCAGGAATAATAAGGGCAACTAACTGATGATAAAGAAGCACAAGGAGACTATATAGGGAGAATTCTAGGTCAGCAATCAATAGTAGAAAGCAACCCCACGCCTTTAAAAATCGACCCATCAGATTTCACAAACAGCACGTGGTGAATCTGGTTCATTGTTGGAGAGTTTGCGGAGCCACAGATACCATGGCTCAAGGCATGGACAAGGGCCCTCTCCGTTACTCAGAACCTGCTCAGACCTTTTACTTTAACATTCATCATCTCCACCACAATGTCATATAAAGAACATCAATTTTAGAGATAACAGAAGCTTTAAAGCAAGAAACTTTCGAAATCCAAGGCAACAACGGAGAAGAAAGGATTCAACCAATTTGATAAAATTCGCTTCTTTCAGGAGAAACCATTGATacagatgaaaacaaaaaaacagagacactATGAACAAAACACGCAAGAGAAACCGTACACAAGAATCTAAAGGAATGGTTCTATGAAATTGACTAATTCAACATTCCAGTCGGAAGAATCAGAGAGAAACCTGTTCAGATGAGTTTAGCAAATCGAAAATCTAAGAAACAAACTGGTTAACCCATCTCCAACTGAAACTCGATTCTTTCTTTCGCAACTTCTCTCCATTCCCAACTGAATCCAAACCATTCCAGGTCCTTCGATTCCAAACCTTGAAGCTTCTGATTCCAAATTGTTTTCTCGTTTCGGAGATTCAttcgcgagagaaagagagagagagaaagagaggaaaaataataaaaactatctgtccaaattttatttttccttttgtattttttgttcgGCCAATAGAGAGCTGACACGTAGCGTCTCTTAACCCATGATTGAGTATACTATATAAGGAGAGatcttacattttttgttttgtttttatttattttttttcaataaaacacTAAGGATTCCTCAATTTGACAAACCAGTTTGAGACCATTCATATTcgctttgtctcttttttttttaccaatcaatCAAAAAGGACGACGACTTCATATTCGATAGAGCCTGgagttataattaattttagacCTTACTTTGTTcgtccaaacaaaaaattaaggcCATACATCGTCCCAAAACTCAGCTTTAAAAGTTAATCTGCCATGAACAAAAGAACAAAGTTGGGGATAGTTCTAAATGAATCTTTTCGTTTCATCCCTGATTATATTTGCCTACTGGTACATGAAATAcgattttaaaacaaacaaacaaaataagaaacaacattgcttaaatTGGGAGGGCAGTTTGGCAACCTTAATAGTAGTCTCTACAGATGAACGATTAACTTATAGTTGTGGCTACCGAAAACAAAGAGACCAACCGAtcctaaacaaaagaaagaaacataaaacataaaagccTTCAACCTGCATTTCTTGTGCTTCAGCTTCACACAAGTTCTTTCTCTAGtcttttacacacacacacatatatatatatatatatatatcaatatatgacGACTTGACATGTGGTAGAGCGTCTTGGGATTTCCAGGATAGACTTGACTAGGAACTTTTCATACGTACGAAAATGATTCAAACGCAGAGTCAGTTTCTTGAGGATCGTGGAATTCTCTAGGAAGTACCTTATTAGCTGCCCTTCTGCATCATGTCCCGAGATGGTGGTTTTGATATCAACATACTCAAGCGATGATAACAAACACTCTGGCACATAGGAATCGAATCCACTCAGCTCTTTGTAGGGCATCTTCTTAGAGTTGTTATTCCATAACTGAAGTAAAAAGGAGAggagagaaaataaataaaaagataaagcAAAATCAGTTCAAAGAGATGACAGATACGATTAAGCGCAGATCATCACCAAGATGAGGGATTTCAAGTTTGGGCAGCCCTCGAGAAAGGTTGGCAACATATTTAAATCAAATACACGAAGAGTTAAATGCAGGCGGGACATGTAACCAAACTGAGGCAGCAGTTCTTCTTTCGAGTATTGATAGATGatctgaaaaccaaaaaatgtgAGTCAGAAACTGGTTTCATGATAGAACCTTGAAAATGTGATATGTCCAAGAGCATAACAgtcttatataaatatataccttGAAAATGTCTTTACATATTGTCATATCTCTGACCTTGGAAATCCCAGGGAGAAAACTGTGGATGATACCACTTCTCCTCAATGAAATGCTTGCTTCATTAATATCTTCCAAGCCAAAGGGGAGACCAAAGGGGATAGAGATGGTTTTGGATCTCCTGGTTGGCCAATGGCCATAAATCGTTTATCAAacataactaatttttttcttttttggtcaaacaattTGCCTTCATTCATTCAATATGGAAAACCAGTGCTAGTACAAAGAAGGAGCAAAGTGCCAAAGTTTGAGACATTACAATAAATGGCAATCCCCAATGCCAAAAGGAAGTAAAAAAGAGTTCATCGATTTTGAATCCAAGAGAGCTATGAAACCAAAAGCTTGGGAGCCTAGAGGCACATGTGAGATCATGGAAAATCGAGAGGCCATCCTCAAGAGCTTCAAAGGACAGATTAGTGGTCATGGTCATTAGACATTGTGACGTTGAGAAAAGATTCAGTGTGTTGGTGTTTACCAGGGTGATATGTACCCGCAATAACAGCACAACAAGGAATCGAGTGACTATGTTGTTATAGTCAGATAGGGGTTGCTTTAACATCCAAAGCATAGGGTTTGGATCATTCTGAGGAATCGCAAGAGAGACAGCTTGGATCCATGTGAAGGAGGTGGTTGGGAGACGATGCTTGAAGTCATCAGATGACCAGCTTGAATGGTATCCGTTAATGAACATAAGGCGTTCAAGATCAAACATACCACTTTTGCTAGAACCATTCAAGGAGCAAAGACCATAAACGCGAAtgcttttaaaaacaaaattcaatccCCTAGAATCAACTAAAGCCAGGTTCCGATCACAATGAAAGAATAGCCAGAGTAAAATTGTTGTTACCTTTCTCTAATGGAGTCTTCAACCATTGAGTAGAGGGTAAAACAACAGCTCTTGACATTGGAGCGACATGGATAATGATAAAGAGGACCTGGGCTTACTAATTTCACCATCTCGAGAAGAGCATATAGATTTGATTCGTTTTTGGGCTAATGGACCTATCTTGAAACCTAAGTCCACTAGGAAAAACCCTAGGTTCCCAAGAGAGAAGTACCATGGGAGTTGATTCTGTCGGTCGCCCGAGTCTTGCGGAGATAGCTGCGGTGCAAGGGGGGCTCTCCGATGAGTGTGAGATCGGCAGGGGTAATTGGTGGCCGCGGCAGGGGTTGTCATTGATAACTATGTCCACTTGGAAAAATCCTAGCTTTAGAACCGATTGCCAAGATGAGAAGAGACTGTGACAGTTGACCGGGAATGACAAAGAAGAGAGCATCTCTGGTGAGTGACAGAACGGTGGGAACAACTGGTGCCTTCGGTTTGATTCGACGATGGGATCTATGTCCACtgggaaaaaccctagattcaCGATAGATTGTCGTAGAGAGGGATGAGTCAATTGGCTTCCCGAGATTTTCGAAGAAAGACTTTCCGGTGAGTGGTAGAACAGCGGGAGCATGCGAAGGTCTTGGTTTAGATTGGGAAAAACTTTTATTAGGGTTTGATAAGagttaaaaaggagaaaaattgGGGAAAAACGTGaagcaaaacaagcaaaaggggcaaaagaaaagataagcaAGTGAAGGGACGATTGGATCCCGACGCTGGCGAGCAGTAGCTTCACCGACATCGGAAAGTGTGGTTGGAGTAGTGTCTTCGATAGTTATGTTTGGGAGAGACTCTTTAATgtacctttttttaataaaaaaaaccatttatcaaacaaaactaattagGTTTGCTTTTTTCAACTTAGGTTTTTGATTTTAAACCCTTGTAATTTACTGTATTTTCTCATGTTCAGATGCATATAAATTAAATGCACGTGATTTAGGTtcggacatatatatatatatatatagtcatggTATAATACTAGAGTATGTTTAATATCTTTACTCTTCGATTTTTTTATCAGTATCCTTCTTAATACCCTGAGGGTTGTTCATTCTTATATTTACATGGAAGACCTGTCAATTGATCATGAGTCTAAATGAAGTGGTATGAATCTTTTGCATATGTCATTGGCTTTTTCAGTCTTTGCCAATATCTATTGACCACGAATTAGTACAATATATTGGCTCTGGTATGTACCTCCTTGGCAAAGAGTCCTTATGGACTGAATAGTTGTTGACGGAGATGGTTACGATCGAGCATGGAACATAGGTTGATGAACAATGGAGAGAAACATGAATGTTTCATGAAAAATTATAGATCATTGAGAGCATTTGTAAGGTAAGGTCATGGCTGAAAAGTGAGAGGGGATATAATGGAAGTCATCCATCACCCTCtctttattttacttttctttcttccAACTTCTGCTTCAACCTCATGTTATTGATGTTTTCATGTTCATACCCTCTTGGTGATTTAGTATAGAATAGACGTACTCTCCTAATTTCTTAGAAATAagtttaataatttgttttatattttcttctttagttaTTTTCTCATAATCTTTATCCTTGCATGCAAGGTTTAGAACTATCTAATTAAGTATACATTATACGGCTTGGAGAAAGTACTTTGAAGAAAGTGTTTTAtcgttttaaatatataaagtcaATGGTggtaaaaagtttaaattttataaaaacttgttAAAGGATTTtcacatattaattaaaaaaaattatgaaaatttaaattatgtatcaatgtatataaaaaatggaGTAGtacttttatatttgtataatacTATAATCACATATGATGGTAAACTGATAATCTAAATTAAtgttcttaaaaacaaaattatcaatcGTTACATATTGGGCGTAGCCCAGATTATCTTCTaatatcaaactaaaatatACTCATAAATAAgaactaaacaaaaacattaatttttaaaatgaagggaaaattttaaaactagtTACTCAAAATAATATACAGTATTATGAATTCACCAAACTACTAATCATATTAAGAAAACGTATACAagtaaattatttaaacaaaacaatttacaCCAAACAACCTATAGCGACTTTGATAACTATGTAGACAACGTGTATTGCTTATATATCAATAAGTTATCATATCCAATCTAACATTATTAGTTCCCTTAGTACGAAACCAATTATGTTATACGAAAATTAATGCCGCATGCGTAAGCATAtatcaaaaatgacaaaaccaaACTTATATATCATTCTCCCGGCCCATACCTAAAATCTTGAGAATAACACAAACAATAGAGTAGACTGTATTCAGTCATTCTAAATTTGCTGCCGATCTTTTCACAATGTCGCTACGTACCTATATGTTCAAAAAATATGTCTATAACGATGAATTGCGGCATCGGCTAGACATGCCAAATGTTAGCTAATTGGTTACTCGTGATATGCGTAATTAACTATTcgttaaaaatgtttttaactaGGCAATTAGATACATATAGGAGTATCAGTGACACTAGTCTTTTAGAAGAAAAGTGAATGAAACATATTCACATTtgcattaaaattaaaaaaaaaacaaaaaaacaaaaaaaaaacaaaaggtgaCATATGGATGTAAATATATAGAGATAGTTCTGTGAAGCTCATCTATGGCTTTGAATGGAGAAGGCATATCATGCAGAGTAGATCTAGTAGTTCAAGCAGAATAAAAGTATATCAAATATTTAGTTGTTCAAGTGCAGATCAAAAGTgaacaacatcaaaaaaaattgtagatcAGATCTGCATGTATTTCTCCTGCATTTatcacaaaaagacaaaaaaaattgaactgcATAAAGATGAACTgcaatcatttttaaaaattaaaaaaatcttgaatgATAACTTAATGATAGAAAAAGTACATAAAAGGGTGAACTGCTATTTTTCCATTCAAAGGGTATATATGCACAATAAATCTTATCActttacttgtatatatacgaACGTAAGTTTCAGTATAACTGATTCACCCACTCTCACTTCCATAAGAAAACATAAGACAAAGAGTTCTTTCTTTCCAGTTTCCAAAATTTCATTTCTTCATAAAAGccatttatttaaatttcatgTGTCTTTACATTTACCTATGTTTACGCTAATATCATATAACAAAGCAATATTATCAGTTATCTAACTTTCCAAATACTTCAAGACCTgacattaaaattattaaaaaaatgtttcaatGAATGCTTGCTTGATTCACAATCCCATCTTTAAAATAAGTTGCTGAATCTTGAAGACAAAACAGCCAATTACGTGCACCAACGAGGACGACATTTAAACGACCCATCTTATTATGGTCTTAATAAACTAACCACGTTTTgcaaaattaaatttacaaaaagaagtATTATATAACTGTTAGGTGTTCTTCTTTTGTCAATGTAAAGATTGAGAGAAATCAATTTTGGGTAGAAAGAAGTTGTGAACTAACTAACTACCTTACCAATAAGCCCACATgaccatgatgatgatgatgatgatcgcaTGTACCTCCACCATCACTGTGATGTGAGAAGCTTTTGTTTCCCTCCCATTTCTCTATATTAATGCTACTTCCTCTCCAAAAccatccctctctctctctctctctctctctctccctaccACCAATTTATTCTCTCTCCCTCTTAACTACTGACTCGACTCGGGTCTTGACCAGGTCTGTACTATTTTGGATCGAACAATTCGTATAAGCTTTTTTAGATCTGTCTTGAGTCTGATCCCTGTTTTTTCATCTTAAAAGTTTCGATATTTACGAGGAGGGTTGcgtaaaaatcgaaactttttttgtttttttttgtttcttttcttcaatcCTAGATTCGTTTAATGTAGTGATGAGATCTGTGTGTTAGTGATTTAAGAAATCGGAATTAGTGTGAAGTAACCTGTTCCTTACTCTGTTCGTGTTCGATTCAGGTTCTGAAATAAGAACAATTTATATAGCCAGTGGCATTGCCTTGTGGATCTGATGATAATTGTCTCTATGTTTGTTGTGATTCTCAGTTTTTGAGCTATGGCAACGGGACAGCTTTTTTCTCGGACCACACAAGCTTTGTTCTACAACTATAAGCAGCTTCCTGTTCAACGAATGCTCGATTTCGACTTCCTTTGTGGTAAATTTAACAAATTGGAGTGTCTAGATTTAGTTGACTGAGATCAATGTGACCGTTGAGATTTTGTTGTTAAAGGATCATTTGCTTTGTGACAGGACGTGAGACTCCTTCTGTTGCTGGAATCATTAACCCTGGTTCTGAAGGTTTTCAAAAGCTCTTTTTCGGGCAGGAGGAAATCGCTATCCCTGTTCATGCCGCGTAAGTTTATAAGCATGTCTCCGAGAGAAACTAACGATGTGCAAATcttgtttttaactttgtttctgTAATGCAGCATTGAGGCAGCATGTGCGGCCCATCCGACCGCAGATGTATTCATCAACTTTGCATCTTTCAGGAGGTTTGTATGAGAATTTCATCATTTCATGGAACAAACGCAGCATGGCTCTTTGTGATAGTTTAGCTAATGTTTTTATTACTTCTTGTTATCAATAGTGCTGCTGCTTCATCCATGGCTGCTTTGAAGCAGCCAACTATTAAAGTTGTGGCAATTATAGCTGAAGGTGTTCCAGAATCAGACACTAAACAGCTGATTGCTTATGCTCGTGCAAACAATAAGGTGTGTTTTTGTGTGATGATTAGCTTCTGTTAACCGTTATGGTAATCAGAAGTTGTGAGACTGATTTGGTTGGTTTAGGTTGTTATTGGACCGGCTACTGTTGGAGGTATTCAAGCTGGAGCCTTTAAAATTGGTGACACTGCAGGAACAATTGATAACATTATCCAGTGCAAGCTATACAGACCTGGATCTGTTGGTTTTGTCTCCAAATCTGTATGTGCTGAATTTTCAGAACTTTATAATCTGCCTAAAAGCTCACGTTGATGTCTGAGAGTTTTATTCATTACTCTTCTTTTCTCGCAGGGTGGAATGTCTAATGAAATGTACAATACTGTTGCCCGGGTGACTGATGGGATCTATGAAGGTGAGTTTTGATGTAAGATAATCTACTAATGACGTATTCAGCTGAAGATTCTTAACTCTGTTGTTTATTTGGGGCTTGTTATAGGCATTGCTATTGGTGGAGACGTGTTCCCAGGATCCACTTTATCTGATCACATCCTTCGGTTTAACAACATCCCACAGGTATAAACTAATCTTCAACAGTTTAACATGTTGCTCGCTGAAACGGTCCTCAGCGGAATGTTACAAATGGTTTCACATTTCGATCATTCAATTCATTTATGCCTTATAATTCAGTAAACTATATTGCAGATTAAAATGATGGTTGTGCTTGGAGAGCTTGGAGGAAGAGATGAATACTCTCTTGTTGAAGCCTTGAAACAGGGAAAAGTCAATAAACCTGTGGTTGCTTGGGTCAGCGGAACTTGTGCACGGCTCTTCAAGTCTGAAGTACAGTTTGGTCACGCAGTAAGTGGCACGAAAGAACCTATTAAGCAATGCCCTTTTGTCTGGTTtccgaattaaaaaaaaattgttgaccaTGATTATATATAGGGTGCCAAAAGTGGTGGCGAGATGGAGTCTGCACAAGCGAAGAATCAAGCTCTCATGGATGCTGGAGCTATTGTTCCCACTTCATTTGAAGCCCTTGAATCTGCAATCAAAGAGACTTTTGAGAAACTGGTCAGTTCCCCCGTGTTCTTCGTTAGTATACTGACAACACATTGTCCTTTATTGCAATCTTATGCGTTCATTCAATTCCTCCTAAAAGGTTGAAGAAGGAAAGGTCTCTTCTATCAAGGAAGTCATTCCTCCACAAATTCCAGAGGATCTCAATTCCGCAATTAAGAGCGGGAAAGTTCGGGCTCCTACTCACATAATCTCCACCATCTCTGATGACAGAGGTATTGTTTTGGATACTATACCATATTCATATGCTCTTTTCTACTGAAACAAAGAGTACTGGAAGAGTTACACTAGATTCACATGCCTCTTTAGCTCGTTTTTCTGATACTTGACAACAACGTGCCACATATTAATTTGCAGGGGATGAGCCGTGCTATGCCGGTGTGCCAATGTCTTCTATCATTGAACAAGGCTATGGAGTGGGTGATGTTATTTCTCTTCTATGGTTTAAACGTAGTCTTCCTCGTTACTGTACAAAATTCATCGAGGTACTGAtttctctctttgctttttaacatattttttcttgatatacaatgttctcatctctctctatcCCTTCATACATATACACATTTGCATAGTGAGATTTGACTCTGGTCTCTGCCACTTTTGAAAATTGCTTTGAACTAGATATGC
It encodes the following:
- the LOC104725442 gene encoding ATP-citrate synthase beta chain protein 2, which gives rise to MATGQLFSRTTQALFYNYKQLPVQRMLDFDFLCGRETPSVAGIINPGSEGFQKLFFGQEEIAIPVHAAIEAACAAHPTADVFINFASFRSAAASSMAALKQPTIKVVAIIAEGVPESDTKQLIAYARANNKVVIGPATVGGIQAGAFKIGDTAGTIDNIIQCKLYRPGSVGFVSKSGGMSNEMYNTVARVTDGIYEGIAIGGDVFPGSTLSDHILRFNNIPQIKMMVVLGELGGRDEYSLVEALKQGKVNKPVVAWVSGTCARLFKSEVQFGHAGAKSGGEMESAQAKNQALMDAGAIVPTSFEALESAIKETFEKLVEEGKVSSIKEVIPPQIPEDLNSAIKSGKVRAPTHIISTISDDRGDEPCYAGVPMSSIIEQGYGVGDVISLLWFKRSLPRYCTKFIEICIMLCADHGPCVSGAHNTIVTARAGKDLVSSLVSGLLTIGPRFGGAIDDAARYFKDACDRNLTPYEFVEGMKKKGIRVPGIGHRIKSRDNRDKRVELLQKFARSNFPSVKYMEYAVTVETYTLSKANNLVLNVDGAIGSLFLDLLAGSGMFTKQEIDEIVQIGYLNGLFVLARSIGLIGHTFDQKRLKQPLYRHPWEDVLYTK
- the LOC109127548 gene encoding probable cytochrome c oxidase subunit 5C-3 — protein: MFDWFSEQSRVSKEMAGHKIAHATLKGPSVVKELVIGLALGLAAGGVWKMHHWNEQRKTRAFYDLLEKGEIGVVVAEE
- the LOC104725441 gene encoding F-box/FBD/LRR-repeat protein At1g51370-like isoform X1, whose amino-acid sequence is MVDRKKKIKICDKVKVSHKEEEDRISQLPEHLISEILDHLSTKDAVRTSVLSTRWRYLWQSVPGLDLSSYEFSKFDAFVSFVERFFNSHRESWIRKLRLSYCSLGRSYLESWIDAVTTRRIQHLKIDYDGYDKKIPLSLYTCETLVHLRLCYVTMCSAKFVSLPCLKFMHLENNEYPNETTLQKLISGSPALEHLTITRAPIYDDANVVQVRSHTLKTAYICEFAEVVIDAPLLQSLKATVSSTTNFHIVNLGSSAKLDFDLSYMRCSSSMIHDILTYIPLVRELVISNGIRKEIFQYSKSGPLLQFRDLSRLNVEFSKFDLETLPTLLESCPKLESLVMFVFFRFFLQKLVRDESMRGKKKTEPKVMFSTTVPQCLVSSLKFVEWRRSIAGYERELELVRYFLKNSKILEKFRVDTYYAGKAKCAFLQELLTMPRCSSVCELHCSLIPKNIFG
- the LOC104725441 gene encoding F-box/FBD/LRR-repeat protein At1g51370-like isoform X2, producing MVDRKKKIKICDKVKVSHKEEEDRISQLPEHLISEILDHLSTKDAVRTSVLSTRWRYLWQSVPGLDLSSYEFSKFDAFVSFVERFFNSHRESWIRKLRLSYCSLGRSYLESWIDAVTTRRIQHLKIDYDGYDKKIPLSLYTCETLVHLRLCYVTMCSAKFVSLPCLKFMHLENNEYPNETTLQKLISGSPALEHLTITRAPIYDDANVVQVRSHTLKTAYICEFAEVVIDAPLLQSLKATVSSTTNFHIVNLGSSAKLDFDLSYMRCSSSMIHDILTYIPLVRELVISNGIRKEIFQYSKSGPLLQFRDLSRLNVEFSKFDLETLPTLLESCPKLESLVMKLVRDESMRGKKKTEPKVMFSTTVPQCLVSSLKFVEWRRSIAGYERELELVRYFLKNSKILEKFRVDTYYAGKAKCAFLQELLTMPRCSSVCELHCSLIPKNIFG